Within Verrucomicrobiota bacterium, the genomic segment AGGGTCTCTCCGCGGCGCGCAACACCGCCATCCAGGCGGCCACCGGGGAGCTTGTGGCTTTCACCGATGACGATTGTCGCGCCGATGAAGACTGGCTTTATTATCTGGTCAACGATTTATTGCGCGGCGATTTCGTGGGAATTGGTGGTCACAACTTTCTGCCGCCGGAAGACTCGTATGTGGCCGCCGCCGTCGTGGTGTCACCGGGCGGGCCGGCGCACGTCATGTTGACCGATCGCGAAGCCGAGCACATACCGGGATGCAACATGGCTTTTTACAAATGGGCCCTGGAACAGATCGGAATGTTTGATCCCCAATTCCGAAAGGCCGGGGACGACGTGGACGTCTGCTGGCGTTTGCAGGACAGCAATTTCAAAATCGGATTCAGCGCCGCCGGGTTTGTCTGGCACTACCGCCGTTCCACGGTAAAAGCCTATCTCAAACAACAAACGGGTTACGGTGAAGCCGAGGCGCTCCTCATTCGCAAACATCCGGAACACTTCAATTCGTTGGGCGGCGGCATCTGGCGGGGGCGCATCTACGCGCCGTCGTATTCTGGTCTGCTCCTGCGCGGCGCGGTAATCTATCACGGCGTTTTCGGGAGCGGCTTTTTCCAACGCCTCTATGCGCCGGACCCGGTGCAACCGCTCTTGTTTTGCACTTCGCTTGGCTACCAGGTTTTCCTCAACCTCCCGCTCTTGCTCCTGGCGATTTATTTTGACGCGTTCCTGCCGCTGGCGGGCGTCAGCCTGGGACTTTCGATCGGCGCCTGCGCATTGGCCGCCGGACAGGCGAAATTGCCCAGACAAAAACGGCGGCTTTGGTCCCGCCCCCTGGTGGCGCTCTTGTTCTTCCTCCAGCCCGTGGTTCGAGGGTGGGCACGCTTCAAGTGGAGCTTCAATCTTCTCTCGGGACAGAAGCCCGTGCCGATTCAACCGACTCAGCCAGCCCGGGCCTGGGAAACGCCGGAAACCACCGTGTATTGGTCGAAGGGCGACGTGGACCGTTACCGCTTCCTTGACGGCATCTTGTCGAAACTGGAGCAGGCCGGTTGGAGTTTCAAGACCGACACCGGCTGGACCACCTACGACGTGGAAATACCCACCAACCTCTGGACCCGCTTGAGACTTACGACGGTCGGAGAAGAATTGGAACAGCATAAACGAACCCTGCGTTGTCGCGTTCGCGGCCTCTGGTCATTGCCGGCGAAGCTCGTCTTTGGGATTGCGACTTCCGGCGTGCTGGCACTCATCGCGATGTTTGCCGGGACGAATCCATGGATGTGGATGAGCTTGACGGCGTTGCCGTTGATCGGTTGGTGGTTTGAAGATGAAAGGCAGGAGTATGAAAGGGCTTTGACGGTATTGATCGACGCGGTTGCCCGCGAACAGGTGCTGGTGAAACTCGAACCGACGAATCCGGCGAAGACTTAAAACCTGTTTGAGGTTTGCCGATTCGTCCTGTTACCCTTTTCACATGTCGCGCGATTATGTGCTGCAATCCTTCCGTTCGCCCGTCCATTTGCAGATTGATTATGCCAAGGAACTCAACCCGCAACAGCTCGCGGCCGTGACCGCGCCGCCGGGTCCAGCGCTCGTCATCGCGGGTGCGGGTTCGGGCAAGACCCGCACCCTGACCTATCGCGTCGCCTTCCTGCTCGAACAAGGCATCCCCGCCGACCGCATCCTGTTGCTTACGTTCACCAATAAGGCCGCTCGCGAGATGATGCGTCGCGTGGCGGATTTGTTGGGGAAGGAAATGCCGGCGTTGTGGGGCGGGACGTTTCATTCCATCGGCAACCGCATCCTCCGGGCGCACGCGGACCTGATGGGTTACCAACGCGATTTCACGATCATGGACCGCGAGGACGCCAAGGATTTGATCGATGCCTGCGTGGGTGAGGCGGAAATCGACGTGAAGGCCGCGCGTTTTCCGAAAGGAGAAGTGCTGGGCGATATTTTTTCGCTGGCGCTCAACACACACGAATCCATCCCGGACATCTTGGATAAACAATATGATTACTTCGCCACGCTGGCGCCCCAGATCGAGGACGTGCAACGGCGATACGCCGCCCGCAAACGCGCCACCAACGCGATGGATTTCGACGATTTGCTTTCGCTCTGGCTCAAGCTGCTGCAAGACCACGCCGAAGTGCGCGAACATTACCAGCGTCGGTTTCAGTTCGTCCTGGTGGACGAATATCAGGACACAAACCAGCTTCAAGGCGACCTCATCGACTTGCTCGCCGGGCGGCATCACAACATCATGGTGGTCGGCGACGATGCGCAAAGCATCTACGCCTGGCGCGGCGCGAATTTCCAAAACATCCTGAAGTTTTCCGAACGCCATCCGGAAACCAAAACTTACAAAATCGAAACCAATTACCGCAGCACTCCAGAAATCCTCGACGTCGCGAACGCCGCCATAGCGCGCAACCTCAAACAATTCGCCAAGCACCTCGCGCCCGTCCGCAAATCCGGGATGAAACCAGTGCTCGTGACTTGCGTCGAAGCAGCGGAGCAGGCCGCTTTCGTGGCCCAGCGCGTATTGGAACTTCGTGAAGAAGGCATTAACCCGAACCAGATGGCGGTGCTGTACCGTTCCCACTTCCACGCGCTGGAACTGCAACTGGAACTGACGCGGCGCAACATCCCGTTCAGCATCACCAGCGGCATCCGCTTCTTCGAACAGGCGCACGTCAAGGACGTGGCCGCGTATCTGAAACTGGTTGCCAATCCGCGCGACGAACTGAGTTTCAAGCGGCTGGTTCAACTGTTGCCCGGCATTGGACGAAAAGGAGCGGACAAACTCTGGAACGAGTTCAGTTCAAAATTCAAAATTCAAAATTCAAAGCTGAAGAGCGATCATCCGTTGGCCGATGCCATGCAAGCTTGCGCCACCGGCGTCCCGAAGAAAGCTGCCGTGGCCTGGGCGCAATTCGTTGCCACCATCGCTCAACTGGAAGCCGAGCCTATCCGAGGCAAAACCGCCGACATGATCAACGTCGTTCTCGAAGCAGGCTACGAGGATTACTTGCAGGAAACCTACGCCAACTTTCGCAACCGCCTGGAAGACCTGGAACAACTGGCCACGTTCGCGCGGCAGTTCGAGTCGTTGGAAGATTTTCTGACCCAGCTCGCCTTGCTGACGAACGTGGAAGCCGAAGACAATCAACCGGCGGACAACGACCATGAAAAAATCCGCCTCTCCACGATTCACCAGGCCAAGGGGCTGGAGTTCGACGTGGTCTTCATCATCATGCTTTGTGAAGGACTGTTTCCATCCGCGCGTTCGCTGGAGAATCTGGAAGGAGAAGAGGAGGAGCGCCGGCTTTTTTACGTCGCCATCACGCGGGCGCGCAACGAACTTTATCTGAGCTATCCGCTGATGCGGGCAATGCGAAGCAGCACCGGTGACCTGATGCAACAACCCTCGCGTTTTCTCGGCGAAATCCCCAAAGAACTGATCGACGAGTGGAATCTCAAGCCGTTCAATCCGTACGGGTGATCAACCACATCGGCGACACTTGGTTGCCGCAATCACCTCTTACGACCCTGCCCGCACGGGAACTGGCGTCGCAACCGGCACCGCGTTGGTGTGCGGAAAATCGGTGGACAAATAATGGACCAATGAAGTGATCTGTTCCTTGTTCAATGGACCGCCGTGTTCTTGGGCAAACGCGGGCATCAGTGTGCCGGCTTTACCTTCGGTGACCCATTGCGCCCAATAAGCCGGCGTCGTGGGTACTTTGGGCACGTGCAGATCCGGCACCATCGTGGCGCGATGCTCGGCATCGTGGCAAATGGCGCAACCACCCTGATAAAGTTCCTTGCCCATCTTGGCGACAGTCGGCTCAACATGGCATTTCGCACAATCGCCTTTGAAAACCGCCTGCCGGTCGGCCATCGCCGCGCGCA encodes:
- a CDS encoding glycosyltransferase; this translates as MSGSTDTSARVSVDGKFFRLGPRKFHAKGITYGPFAPNANGEMFATPQQTARDFKLINELGANFLRVYYVPPIWFLDLAAEHGLKILIDIPWPKHLCFLDLERSQEEARQTVRQAVSVSKGHPAVLAYSVVNEISAEIVRWSGVARVEKFIDELVDEAKAVDPGCLCTFTSFPPTEFLRSENIDFVCFNLYLHERKPFEGYLARLQTLAGAKPLLLGEFGMDSIREGETAKCDFLNWQIELAFRAGLAGTVVFSFTDDWFRGGLQIEDWGFGVTTRERQPKESFHAVQRQYHLAPHYPSARTVKVSVVVATFNGARTLQNCLASLTRLNYPDYEVILVDDGSTDRTPDIAAAFPSVRYIRQTNQGLSAARNTAIQAATGELVAFTDDDCRADEDWLYYLVNDLLRGDFVGIGGHNFLPPEDSYVAAAVVVSPGGPAHVMLTDREAEHIPGCNMAFYKWALEQIGMFDPQFRKAGDDVDVCWRLQDSNFKIGFSAAGFVWHYRRSTVKAYLKQQTGYGEAEALLIRKHPEHFNSLGGGIWRGRIYAPSYSGLLLRGAVIYHGVFGSGFFQRLYAPDPVQPLLFCTSLGYQVFLNLPLLLLAIYFDAFLPLAGVSLGLSIGACALAAGQAKLPRQKRRLWSRPLVALLFFLQPVVRGWARFKWSFNLLSGQKPVPIQPTQPARAWETPETTVYWSKGDVDRYRFLDGILSKLEQAGWSFKTDTGWTTYDVEIPTNLWTRLRLTTVGEELEQHKRTLRCRVRGLWSLPAKLVFGIATSGVLALIAMFAGTNPWMWMSLTALPLIGWWFEDERQEYERALTVLIDAVAREQVLVKLEPTNPAKT
- a CDS encoding ATP-dependent helicase; protein product: MSRDYVLQSFRSPVHLQIDYAKELNPQQLAAVTAPPGPALVIAGAGSGKTRTLTYRVAFLLEQGIPADRILLLTFTNKAAREMMRRVADLLGKEMPALWGGTFHSIGNRILRAHADLMGYQRDFTIMDREDAKDLIDACVGEAEIDVKAARFPKGEVLGDIFSLALNTHESIPDILDKQYDYFATLAPQIEDVQRRYAARKRATNAMDFDDLLSLWLKLLQDHAEVREHYQRRFQFVLVDEYQDTNQLQGDLIDLLAGRHHNIMVVGDDAQSIYAWRGANFQNILKFSERHPETKTYKIETNYRSTPEILDVANAAIARNLKQFAKHLAPVRKSGMKPVLVTCVEAAEQAAFVAQRVLELREEGINPNQMAVLYRSHFHALELQLELTRRNIPFSITSGIRFFEQAHVKDVAAYLKLVANPRDELSFKRLVQLLPGIGRKGADKLWNEFSSKFKIQNSKLKSDHPLADAMQACATGVPKKAAVAWAQFVATIAQLEAEPIRGKTADMINVVLEAGYEDYLQETYANFRNRLEDLEQLATFARQFESLEDFLTQLALLTNVEAEDNQPADNDHEKIRLSTIHQAKGLEFDVVFIIMLCEGLFPSARSLENLEGEEEERRLFYVAITRARNELYLSYPLMRAMRSSTGDLMQQPSRFLGEIPKELIDEWNLKPFNPYG